A window of the Tunturibacter empetritectus genome harbors these coding sequences:
- a CDS encoding OmpA family protein, producing the protein MMKSGNTFGLPALLLCSALGISAFAQSSTPASQTPDSAAGSSTSGAMNPDDKSTYATGKPLADQSKEGFWGHMNPFARKKWVNRQTAPIKGQVNELDQLQSKNANDIKDVDSRSQAGIKNAMGAANTADQHAQDAANRANSAQTLAGSASSRTDALGNTVGNLDQYQTVSSTSVKFASGRTALGPTGKSDLDNLATTLAGEKGYIIEVQGYSKAGVQTSQAMADSVVRYLVTEHQVPVYRIYKTGLGKNTAKLADGEQAVVNGVRVTLLHNSLASMSSDSASSATATPKTSNAGVSSPQEVNQ; encoded by the coding sequence ATGATGAAATCCGGAAATACTTTCGGCCTCCCAGCTTTACTCTTATGCAGTGCGTTAGGTATCTCAGCCTTTGCCCAGTCGAGCACTCCAGCATCACAGACTCCGGACTCCGCAGCAGGCAGTTCCACCTCGGGCGCAATGAATCCCGATGACAAGTCCACCTACGCTACCGGCAAGCCCCTGGCCGATCAGTCGAAGGAAGGCTTCTGGGGTCATATGAACCCCTTTGCCCGCAAGAAGTGGGTAAACCGGCAGACTGCGCCGATCAAGGGTCAGGTCAATGAGCTTGACCAGCTTCAGTCCAAAAACGCCAACGACATCAAAGATGTAGACTCCCGCTCACAAGCTGGTATCAAGAACGCAATGGGCGCGGCTAATACCGCCGACCAGCACGCTCAAGATGCGGCAAATCGCGCCAACTCTGCCCAGACCCTCGCAGGCAGCGCAAGCAGCCGTACCGACGCTCTCGGCAACACGGTTGGAAATCTCGATCAATACCAGACCGTCTCTTCCACCTCGGTGAAGTTTGCCTCAGGTCGCACGGCTCTCGGACCGACAGGTAAGTCTGACCTCGACAACTTGGCCACCACCCTCGCCGGTGAGAAGGGCTACATCATCGAGGTGCAGGGATATAGCAAGGCTGGCGTCCAGACCTCACAGGCGATGGCCGACTCTGTCGTCCGCTATCTCGTCACCGAGCATCAGGTTCCAGTCTACCGGATCTACAAGACTGGCCTTGGCAAGAACACTGCCAAGCTCGCAGATGGCGAGCAGGCAGTCGTGAATGGTGTTCGCGTCACGCTGCTCCACAACAGTCTGGCGTCGATGAGTTCTGATTCGGCATCCAGCGCAACAGCAACGCCAAAGACCTCCAACGCGGGAGTAAGCTCGCCGCAAGAGGTGAATCAGTAG